CCTGGATCATCTGTGGGGCATTGACACTCGCCGTTCGGTTGAAATTCAGGGAACTCAGCGTAAGGCTGCCCATATCCGGTTTGAGGTCACCCTCCAGGAAAAGCGGGTCCGCGCGTTGTTCGAATTCCCCGAAATTCCGCCCGCTCAGCGAAACGCACACCACGAGCCCCGGGGCAAATTTGCGGATCCCCCCGATGATGTCTGCATAGATCTCCCGCAGGTAGGTAGGCGTACCTGTTTGGGCATCCCGGGCGTGCAAATGCACCATGCTAATCCCGGTTTCCCAGGCCTCGTGTACATCTTCCACAATTTCGTTCACCTGAACGGGGACATGGGGGGTCATCTCCTTGGTGGGGATCATCCCGGTAGGGGTGAAATTGATGATCAGGGGTTTGGACATGGTCTGATAGTTTCGCGCAGGGCTGCCGCCATTGAACCACAAGTTTAATCAATGATTATCCGACGACATAATCCATTGGGTGTACGGGTTAAAAATTAGTTGAATGCAAGCGATTTAGCGCAGAGCCGGTAAGCTGGACGATTAGGGCGCAGCATTCCGCGAATTAATGGTAATTTTAGGCCCCGGTGCGATTGGACCGGGTCTCCGTCCGGGAGAAAGAAGACAGCATTAGCCGTGAAAAGTATGTCCGATCGGGTAAAAATTGTGGAGTGTCCCCGGGACGCCATGCAGGGAATCCGGGAATTTATACCTACGGAAGCCAAAATCCGCTACCTGCAGGCACTGCTCGGTTGCGGTTTTGATACCCTGGATTTCGGGAGCTTTGTCTCCCCGAGGGCGATCCCCCAAATGGCCGATACGGCCCAGGTGCTCTCCGGCCTGGACCTGAGCCGTACATCCACCCGACTGCTGGCCATCGTGGCGAACGTGCGGGGGGCGGAGGATGCGGTGCGCCATCCGGAAATCCGTTACCTGGGCTATCCGTTTTCCATCTCGGAAAACTTCCAGATGCGCAACACGCACAAGACCATCGCCGAATCCCTGAAAATCCTGACGGAGATCCTGGAACTCGCCCGGGCCCACGACAAAGAGGTGGTTACCTATATTTCCATGGGGTTCGGCAACCCCTATGGCGACCCCTGGGATGCGGGTATCGTTTCGGATTGGACTCGGCGGCTCGTGGATATGGGGGTGGGGATCCTTTCCCTCTCCGATACCATCGGCAGCTCGGATCCGGAAACGATTTCCGGTCTGTTCAGCGAATTGATCCCCGCCTACCCGGAGGTGGAATTCGGAGCCCACCTACACACGCATCCCCGGAGCTGGAAGGAAAAAGTGCAGGCAGCCTGGGAATCCGGATGTCGCAGGTTTGACGGGGCGGTCCAGGGCTTTGGGGGTTGCCCGATGGCCAAAGACGAACTCACCGGCAATATGCCGACGGAGAAAATGCTTTCATTTTTCACCTCCCGCCAGGTGGATACCGGGGTCCGCTGGATGGCCTTCGAGGCCGCCTATAATAAGGCTACCGAAATCTTCACCCGCTATCATTGAACGGTTTGCTTTGAACCGTTGTAATTAAAAAAGGCACCTGCCGATTGATCAGCAGGTGCCTCTTTCCATGGCTGCAAAAGGTTGCCTGAACCTTAATACTGTAGGGTGATTCCTCCGTAGATGCCAAATGGGTGGCCGGGGCGCAAACCTGCAGGAACCCGTGCCACTGCGTAGGTTTCGTCCAGGAGGTTGACCACGTTGGCCTGGAGGCTGACATTGGGGGTGATATGGTATTTCCCCGTAAAATCCAGGATGAAATTGCTGGCCACGCGCTCGTCCTCAGGGATGCTGCCCTGGCCGGC
This genomic window from Robiginitalea biformata HTCC2501 contains:
- a CDS encoding hydroxymethylglutaryl-CoA lyase, which codes for MSDRVKIVECPRDAMQGIREFIPTEAKIRYLQALLGCGFDTLDFGSFVSPRAIPQMADTAQVLSGLDLSRTSTRLLAIVANVRGAEDAVRHPEIRYLGYPFSISENFQMRNTHKTIAESLKILTEILELARAHDKEVVTYISMGFGNPYGDPWDAGIVSDWTRRLVDMGVGILSLSDTIGSSDPETISGLFSELIPAYPEVEFGAHLHTHPRSWKEKVQAAWESGCRRFDGAVQGFGGCPMAKDELTGNMPTEKMLSFFTSRQVDTGVRWMAFEAAYNKATEIFTRYH